One Lucilia cuprina isolate Lc7/37 chromosome 4, ASM2204524v1, whole genome shotgun sequence DNA segment encodes these proteins:
- the LOC111688609 gene encoding abnormal spindle-like microcephaly-associated protein homolog yields MHIHPSSPNSDISLQSEESAAIKIQAGFRGYRVRKQLTGRPHSRNTSNGYQGLNSILRRQQRHQQSGMSQNQIAGSNGVTSVPAQLRQERSGESESASVEDRCATKIQAGVRGFLVRRKQKAAADAATKIQAGFRGFKARKEVQKIKQK; encoded by the coding sequence ATGCACATTCATCCGAGCTCCCCGAATTCAGATATTTCGCTGCAATCGGAAGAGAGTGCCGCCATTAAAATTCAAGCTGGTTTTCGTGGATATAGAGTGCGTAAACAGTTGACAGGTCGTCCACATTCTCGCAATACTTCAAACGGTTATCAAGGACTTAATTCGATTCTGCGCCGTCAACAGCGTCACCAACAGAGCGGCATGTCACAAAATCAAATTGCTGGCAGTAACGGAGTAACATCAGTTCCAGCACAGTTGAGACAAGAACGCAGTGGAGAATCAGAGAGCGCTTCTGTAGAAGATCGTTGTGCTACTAAAATCCAAGCTGGAGTTCGAGGCTTTCTGGTTCGGAGGAAACAAAAGGCTGCGGCTGATGCAGCAACAAAAATTCAAGCAGGATTTCGAGGATTTAAAGCTCGCAAAGAagttcaaaaaattaaacagaaatag